The proteins below come from a single Drosophila kikkawai strain 14028-0561.14 chromosome 3R, DkikHiC1v2, whole genome shotgun sequence genomic window:
- the Hph gene encoding prolyl hydroxylase EGLN3 isoform X2, translating to MITSTTTDYNNFFKHSAHPANAEQYFRDLLDKRERRYEDLCRNIISDMNKYGLSVVDDFLGVETGLKILNEVRSMYNAGAFHDGQLVQNPTPDVPSSAVRGDKIRGDKIKWVGGNEPGCSNVWYLTNQIDSVVYRVNTMKDNGILGNYHIRERTRAMVACYPGSGTHYVMHVDNPKKDGRVITAIYYLNINWDARESGGILRIRPTPGTTVADIEPKFDRLIFFWSDIRNPHEVQPAHRTRYAITVWYFDAKEREEALNRAKLENSKTNNVAAQVQAQQAEPDSTTTPPPTTTTAAAATSPSSSLPASMSTGTGALNANVSSNSCAASSEICT from the exons ATGATAACGTCTACGACAACAGACTACAATAACTTTTTTAAGCATTCGGCACATCCTGCCAATGCGGAGCAGTATTTCCGGGATCTCCTGGACAAGCG CGAACGGCGCTATGAGGATCTGTGCCGCAACATCATTAGCGATATGAACAAGTACGGCCTGTCCGTGGTGGACGACTTCCTCGGCGTGGAGACTGGCCTGAAAATCCTCAACGAGGTTCGGAGCATGTACAACGCCGGAGCCTTCCACGATGGCCAGCTGGTGCAGAACCCGACGCCCGATGTCCCCTCATCGGCGGTGCGGGGCGACAAGATTCGCGGGGACAAGATCAAATGGGTTGGCGGCAATGAGCCGGGCTGCAGCAATGTGTGGTATTTGACCAATCAG ATTGACTCTGTGGTATATCGTGTCAACACAATGAAGGACAATGGCATTCTAGGCAATTATCACATTAGGGAACGCACGAGG GCTATGGTTGCCTGCTACCCTGGATCGGGTACACACTATGTCATGCATGTGGACAATCCCAAAAAGGATGGGCGCGTCATAACGGCCATCTACTACCTGAACATTAACTGGGATGCGCGAGAAAGTGGAGGCATACTCCG CATTCGACCCACGCCTGGAACTACAGTGGCGGACATCGAACCGAAGTTCGACCGGCTGATATTCTTTTGGTCGGACATCCGCAACCCGCATGAAGTTCAGCCCGCTCATCGCACCCGCTATGCCATCACCGTCTGGTACTTTGATGCGAAGGAGCGGGAGGAAGCCCTGAATCGGGCCAAGTTGGAGAACAGCAAGACGAACAATGTGGCGGCTCAGGTGCAAGCACAGCAGGCTGAGCCCGACTCCACCACCACCCCGcccccaacaacaacaacagcagcagcagccacctcACCCTCATCCAGTCTGCCGGCCAGCATGTCCACAGGCACGGGAGCACTAAATGCCAATGTGTCGAGCAATTCCTGCGCTGCTAGCAGTGAAATATGCACGTAA